In one Dama dama isolate Ldn47 chromosome 5, ASM3311817v1, whole genome shotgun sequence genomic region, the following are encoded:
- the ZNF207 gene encoding BUB3-interacting and GLEBS motif-containing protein ZNF207 isoform X2: MGRKKKKQLKPWCWYCNRDFDDEKILIQHQKAKHFKCHICHKKLYTGPGLAIHCMQVHKETIDAVPNAIPGRTDIELEIYGMEGIPEKDMDERRRLLEQKTQESQKKKQQDDSDEYDDDDSAASTSFQPQPVQPQQGYIPPMAQPGLPPVPGAPGMPPGIPPLMPGVPPLMPGMPPVMPGMPPGLHHQRKYTQSFCGENIMMPMGGMMPPGPGIPPLMPGMPPGMPPPVPRPGIPPMTQAQAVSAPGILNRPPAPTATVPAPQPPVTKPLFPSAGQMGTPVTSSSTASSNSESLSASSKALFPSTAQAQAAVQGPVGTDFKPLNSTPATTTEPPKPTFPAYTQSTASTTSTTNSTAAKPAASITSKPATLTTTSATSKLIHPDEDISLEERRAQLPKYQRNLPRPGQAPIGNPPVGPIGGMMPPQPGIPQQQGMRPPMPPHGQYGGHHQGMPGYLPGAMPPYGQGPPMVPPYQGGPPRPPMGMRPPVMSQGGRY, encoded by the exons ATGGGTCGCAAGAAGAAGAAGCAGCTGAAGCCGTGGTGCTG GTATTGTAATAGAGATTTTGATGATGAGAAGATCCTTATACAGCACCAAAAAGCAAAGCATTTTAAATGCCATATATGTCACAAGAAATTGTATACAGGACCTGGCTTAGCTATTCATTGCATGCAG gtgCATAAAGAGACAATAGATGCAGTACCAAATGCAATACCTGGGAGAACAGACATAGAGTTGGAAATATATGGTATGGAAGGTATTCCAGAAAAAGATATGGATGAAAGAAGACGACTTCTTGAACAAAAAACACAAG AGAgtcaaaaaaagaagcagcaagaTGATTCTGATGAGTATGATGATGATGACTCTGCAGCTTCGACTTCATTTCAACCACAGCCTGTTCAGCCTCAGCAAGGTTATATCCCCCCAATGGCACAACCAGGACTACCACCGGTTCCAGGAGCACCAGGAATGCCTCCAG GCATACCTCCATTAATGCCAGGTGTTCCTCCTCTGATGCCAGGAATGCCACCAGTTATGCCAGGAATGCCACCTGG ATTGCATCATCAGAGAAAATACACCCAGTCATTTTGCGGTGAAAACAT AATGATGCCAATGGGTGGAATGATGCCACCTGGACCGGGAATACCACCTCTGATGCCTGGTATGCCACCAG GTATGCCCCCTCCTGTTCCACGTCCTGGAATTCCTCCAATGACTCAGGCACAGGCTGTTTCAGCTCCAGGTATTCTTAACAGACCACCTGCACCAACAGCAACAGTTCCGGCTCCGCAGCCTCCAGTTACTAAGCCTCTTTTCCCCAGTGCAGGACAG ATGGGGACACCTGTAACAAGCTCAAGTACAGCTTCATCCAATTCAGAAAGTCTGTCTGCATCTTCTAAAGCTCTGTTTCCTAGCACAGCACAA GCTCAGGCAGCTGTCCAGGGACCTGTTGGTACAGATTTCAAGCCCTTAAATAGTACCCCTGCAACAACTACAGAACCACCAAAGCCTACATTCCCTGCGTATACACAGTCTACAGCTTCAACCACTAGTACAACAAATAGCACTGCAGCTAAACCAGCAGCTTCCATTACAAGTAAGCCTGCTACACTTACCACAACCAGTGCAACCAGTAAGTTGATCCATCCAGATGAGGATATATCACTG GAAGAGAGAAGAGCACAGTTACCTAAATATCAACGTAATCTTCCTCGACCAGGACAGGCTCCCATTGGTAATCCACCTGTTGGACCAATTGGAGGTATGATGCCACCGCAGCCAGGCATCCCACAGCAACAAGGAATGAGACCCCCCATGCCACCTCATG GTCAGTATGGTGGTCATCATCAAGGCATGCCGGGTTACCTTCCTGGTGCTATGCCACCATATGGGCAGGGACCGCCAATGGTGCCCCCTTACCAAGGTGGGCCTCCTCGACCTCCGATGGGAATGAGACCTCCTGTAATGTCGCAAGGTGGCCGTTACTGA
- the ZNF207 gene encoding BUB3-interacting and GLEBS motif-containing protein ZNF207 isoform X4 produces MGRKKKKQLKPWCWYCNRDFDDEKILIQHQKAKHFKCHICHKKLYTGPGLAIHCMQVHKETIDAVPNAIPGRTDIELEIYGMEGIPEKDMDERRRLLEQKTQESQKKKQQDDSDEYDDDDSAASTSFQPQPVQPQQGYIPPMAQPGLPPVPGAPGMPPGIPPLMPGVPPLMPGMPPVMPGMPPGMMPMGGMMPPGPGIPPLMPGMPPGMPPPVPRPGIPPMTQAQAVSAPGILNRPPAPTATVPAPQPPVTKPLFPSAGQMGTPVTSSSTASSNSESLSASSKALFPSTAQAQAAVQGPVGTDFKPLNSTPATTTEPPKPTFPAYTQSTASTTSTTNSTAAKPAASITSKPATLTTTSATSKLIHPDEDISLEERRAQLPKYQRNLPRPGQAPIGNPPVGPIGGMMPPQPGIPQQQGMRPPMPPHGQYGGHHQGMPGYLPGAMPPYGQGPPMVPPYQGGPPRPPMGMRPPVMSQGGRY; encoded by the exons ATGGGTCGCAAGAAGAAGAAGCAGCTGAAGCCGTGGTGCTG GTATTGTAATAGAGATTTTGATGATGAGAAGATCCTTATACAGCACCAAAAAGCAAAGCATTTTAAATGCCATATATGTCACAAGAAATTGTATACAGGACCTGGCTTAGCTATTCATTGCATGCAG gtgCATAAAGAGACAATAGATGCAGTACCAAATGCAATACCTGGGAGAACAGACATAGAGTTGGAAATATATGGTATGGAAGGTATTCCAGAAAAAGATATGGATGAAAGAAGACGACTTCTTGAACAAAAAACACAAG AGAgtcaaaaaaagaagcagcaagaTGATTCTGATGAGTATGATGATGATGACTCTGCAGCTTCGACTTCATTTCAACCACAGCCTGTTCAGCCTCAGCAAGGTTATATCCCCCCAATGGCACAACCAGGACTACCACCGGTTCCAGGAGCACCAGGAATGCCTCCAG GCATACCTCCATTAATGCCAGGTGTTCCTCCTCTGATGCCAGGAATGCCACCAGTTATGCCAGGAATGCCACCTGG AATGATGCCAATGGGTGGAATGATGCCACCTGGACCGGGAATACCACCTCTGATGCCTGGTATGCCACCAG GTATGCCCCCTCCTGTTCCACGTCCTGGAATTCCTCCAATGACTCAGGCACAGGCTGTTTCAGCTCCAGGTATTCTTAACAGACCACCTGCACCAACAGCAACAGTTCCGGCTCCGCAGCCTCCAGTTACTAAGCCTCTTTTCCCCAGTGCAGGACAG ATGGGGACACCTGTAACAAGCTCAAGTACAGCTTCATCCAATTCAGAAAGTCTGTCTGCATCTTCTAAAGCTCTGTTTCCTAGCACAGCACAA GCTCAGGCAGCTGTCCAGGGACCTGTTGGTACAGATTTCAAGCCCTTAAATAGTACCCCTGCAACAACTACAGAACCACCAAAGCCTACATTCCCTGCGTATACACAGTCTACAGCTTCAACCACTAGTACAACAAATAGCACTGCAGCTAAACCAGCAGCTTCCATTACAAGTAAGCCTGCTACACTTACCACAACCAGTGCAACCAGTAAGTTGATCCATCCAGATGAGGATATATCACTG GAAGAGAGAAGAGCACAGTTACCTAAATATCAACGTAATCTTCCTCGACCAGGACAGGCTCCCATTGGTAATCCACCTGTTGGACCAATTGGAGGTATGATGCCACCGCAGCCAGGCATCCCACAGCAACAAGGAATGAGACCCCCCATGCCACCTCATG GTCAGTATGGTGGTCATCATCAAGGCATGCCGGGTTACCTTCCTGGTGCTATGCCACCATATGGGCAGGGACCGCCAATGGTGCCCCCTTACCAAGGTGGGCCTCCTCGACCTCCGATGGGAATGAGACCTCCTGTAATGTCGCAAGGTGGCCGTTACTGA
- the ZNF207 gene encoding BUB3-interacting and GLEBS motif-containing protein ZNF207 isoform X1, with translation MGRKKKKQLKPWCWYCNRDFDDEKILIQHQKAKHFKCHICHKKLYTGPGLAIHCMQVHKETIDAVPNAIPGRTDIELEIYGMEGIPEKDMDERRRLLEQKTQAESQKKKQQDDSDEYDDDDSAASTSFQPQPVQPQQGYIPPMAQPGLPPVPGAPGMPPGIPPLMPGVPPLMPGMPPVMPGMPPGLHHQRKYTQSFCGENIMMPMGGMMPPGPGIPPLMPGMPPGMPPPVPRPGIPPMTQAQAVSAPGILNRPPAPTATVPAPQPPVTKPLFPSAGQMGTPVTSSSTASSNSESLSASSKALFPSTAQAQAAVQGPVGTDFKPLNSTPATTTEPPKPTFPAYTQSTASTTSTTNSTAAKPAASITSKPATLTTTSATSKLIHPDEDISLEERRAQLPKYQRNLPRPGQAPIGNPPVGPIGGMMPPQPGIPQQQGMRPPMPPHGQYGGHHQGMPGYLPGAMPPYGQGPPMVPPYQGGPPRPPMGMRPPVMSQGGRY, from the exons ATGGGTCGCAAGAAGAAGAAGCAGCTGAAGCCGTGGTGCTG GTATTGTAATAGAGATTTTGATGATGAGAAGATCCTTATACAGCACCAAAAAGCAAAGCATTTTAAATGCCATATATGTCACAAGAAATTGTATACAGGACCTGGCTTAGCTATTCATTGCATGCAG gtgCATAAAGAGACAATAGATGCAGTACCAAATGCAATACCTGGGAGAACAGACATAGAGTTGGAAATATATGGTATGGAAGGTATTCCAGAAAAAGATATGGATGAAAGAAGACGACTTCTTGAACAAAAAACACAAG CAGAGAgtcaaaaaaagaagcagcaagaTGATTCTGATGAGTATGATGATGATGACTCTGCAGCTTCGACTTCATTTCAACCACAGCCTGTTCAGCCTCAGCAAGGTTATATCCCCCCAATGGCACAACCAGGACTACCACCGGTTCCAGGAGCACCAGGAATGCCTCCAG GCATACCTCCATTAATGCCAGGTGTTCCTCCTCTGATGCCAGGAATGCCACCAGTTATGCCAGGAATGCCACCTGG ATTGCATCATCAGAGAAAATACACCCAGTCATTTTGCGGTGAAAACAT AATGATGCCAATGGGTGGAATGATGCCACCTGGACCGGGAATACCACCTCTGATGCCTGGTATGCCACCAG GTATGCCCCCTCCTGTTCCACGTCCTGGAATTCCTCCAATGACTCAGGCACAGGCTGTTTCAGCTCCAGGTATTCTTAACAGACCACCTGCACCAACAGCAACAGTTCCGGCTCCGCAGCCTCCAGTTACTAAGCCTCTTTTCCCCAGTGCAGGACAG ATGGGGACACCTGTAACAAGCTCAAGTACAGCTTCATCCAATTCAGAAAGTCTGTCTGCATCTTCTAAAGCTCTGTTTCCTAGCACAGCACAA GCTCAGGCAGCTGTCCAGGGACCTGTTGGTACAGATTTCAAGCCCTTAAATAGTACCCCTGCAACAACTACAGAACCACCAAAGCCTACATTCCCTGCGTATACACAGTCTACAGCTTCAACCACTAGTACAACAAATAGCACTGCAGCTAAACCAGCAGCTTCCATTACAAGTAAGCCTGCTACACTTACCACAACCAGTGCAACCAGTAAGTTGATCCATCCAGATGAGGATATATCACTG GAAGAGAGAAGAGCACAGTTACCTAAATATCAACGTAATCTTCCTCGACCAGGACAGGCTCCCATTGGTAATCCACCTGTTGGACCAATTGGAGGTATGATGCCACCGCAGCCAGGCATCCCACAGCAACAAGGAATGAGACCCCCCATGCCACCTCATG GTCAGTATGGTGGTCATCATCAAGGCATGCCGGGTTACCTTCCTGGTGCTATGCCACCATATGGGCAGGGACCGCCAATGGTGCCCCCTTACCAAGGTGGGCCTCCTCGACCTCCGATGGGAATGAGACCTCCTGTAATGTCGCAAGGTGGCCGTTACTGA
- the ZNF207 gene encoding BUB3-interacting and GLEBS motif-containing protein ZNF207 isoform X3 — MGRKKKKQLKPWCWYCNRDFDDEKILIQHQKAKHFKCHICHKKLYTGPGLAIHCMQVHKETIDAVPNAIPGRTDIELEIYGMEGIPEKDMDERRRLLEQKTQAESQKKKQQDDSDEYDDDDSAASTSFQPQPVQPQQGYIPPMAQPGLPPVPGAPGMPPGIPPLMPGVPPLMPGMPPVMPGMPPGMMPMGGMMPPGPGIPPLMPGMPPGMPPPVPRPGIPPMTQAQAVSAPGILNRPPAPTATVPAPQPPVTKPLFPSAGQMGTPVTSSSTASSNSESLSASSKALFPSTAQAQAAVQGPVGTDFKPLNSTPATTTEPPKPTFPAYTQSTASTTSTTNSTAAKPAASITSKPATLTTTSATSKLIHPDEDISLEERRAQLPKYQRNLPRPGQAPIGNPPVGPIGGMMPPQPGIPQQQGMRPPMPPHGQYGGHHQGMPGYLPGAMPPYGQGPPMVPPYQGGPPRPPMGMRPPVMSQGGRY; from the exons ATGGGTCGCAAGAAGAAGAAGCAGCTGAAGCCGTGGTGCTG GTATTGTAATAGAGATTTTGATGATGAGAAGATCCTTATACAGCACCAAAAAGCAAAGCATTTTAAATGCCATATATGTCACAAGAAATTGTATACAGGACCTGGCTTAGCTATTCATTGCATGCAG gtgCATAAAGAGACAATAGATGCAGTACCAAATGCAATACCTGGGAGAACAGACATAGAGTTGGAAATATATGGTATGGAAGGTATTCCAGAAAAAGATATGGATGAAAGAAGACGACTTCTTGAACAAAAAACACAAG CAGAGAgtcaaaaaaagaagcagcaagaTGATTCTGATGAGTATGATGATGATGACTCTGCAGCTTCGACTTCATTTCAACCACAGCCTGTTCAGCCTCAGCAAGGTTATATCCCCCCAATGGCACAACCAGGACTACCACCGGTTCCAGGAGCACCAGGAATGCCTCCAG GCATACCTCCATTAATGCCAGGTGTTCCTCCTCTGATGCCAGGAATGCCACCAGTTATGCCAGGAATGCCACCTGG AATGATGCCAATGGGTGGAATGATGCCACCTGGACCGGGAATACCACCTCTGATGCCTGGTATGCCACCAG GTATGCCCCCTCCTGTTCCACGTCCTGGAATTCCTCCAATGACTCAGGCACAGGCTGTTTCAGCTCCAGGTATTCTTAACAGACCACCTGCACCAACAGCAACAGTTCCGGCTCCGCAGCCTCCAGTTACTAAGCCTCTTTTCCCCAGTGCAGGACAG ATGGGGACACCTGTAACAAGCTCAAGTACAGCTTCATCCAATTCAGAAAGTCTGTCTGCATCTTCTAAAGCTCTGTTTCCTAGCACAGCACAA GCTCAGGCAGCTGTCCAGGGACCTGTTGGTACAGATTTCAAGCCCTTAAATAGTACCCCTGCAACAACTACAGAACCACCAAAGCCTACATTCCCTGCGTATACACAGTCTACAGCTTCAACCACTAGTACAACAAATAGCACTGCAGCTAAACCAGCAGCTTCCATTACAAGTAAGCCTGCTACACTTACCACAACCAGTGCAACCAGTAAGTTGATCCATCCAGATGAGGATATATCACTG GAAGAGAGAAGAGCACAGTTACCTAAATATCAACGTAATCTTCCTCGACCAGGACAGGCTCCCATTGGTAATCCACCTGTTGGACCAATTGGAGGTATGATGCCACCGCAGCCAGGCATCCCACAGCAACAAGGAATGAGACCCCCCATGCCACCTCATG GTCAGTATGGTGGTCATCATCAAGGCATGCCGGGTTACCTTCCTGGTGCTATGCCACCATATGGGCAGGGACCGCCAATGGTGCCCCCTTACCAAGGTGGGCCTCCTCGACCTCCGATGGGAATGAGACCTCCTGTAATGTCGCAAGGTGGCCGTTACTGA
- the ZNF207 gene encoding BUB3-interacting and GLEBS motif-containing protein ZNF207 isoform X6, giving the protein MGRKKKKQLKPWCWYCNRDFDDEKILIQHQKAKHFKCHICHKKLYTGPGLAIHCMQVHKETIDAVPNAIPGRTDIELEIYGMEGIPEKDMDERRRLLEQKTQESQKKKQQDDSDEYDDDDSAASTSFQPQPVQPQQGYIPPMAQPGLPPVPGAPGMPPGIPPLMPGVPPLMPGMPPVMPGMPPGLHHQRKYTQSFCGENIMMPMGGMMPPGPGIPPLMPGMPPGMPPPVPRPGIPPMTQAQAVSAPGILNRPPAPTATVPAPQPPVTKPLFPSAGQAQAAVQGPVGTDFKPLNSTPATTTEPPKPTFPAYTQSTASTTSTTNSTAAKPAASITSKPATLTTTSATSKLIHPDEDISLEERRAQLPKYQRNLPRPGQAPIGNPPVGPIGGMMPPQPGIPQQQGMRPPMPPHGQYGGHHQGMPGYLPGAMPPYGQGPPMVPPYQGGPPRPPMGMRPPVMSQGGRY; this is encoded by the exons ATGGGTCGCAAGAAGAAGAAGCAGCTGAAGCCGTGGTGCTG GTATTGTAATAGAGATTTTGATGATGAGAAGATCCTTATACAGCACCAAAAAGCAAAGCATTTTAAATGCCATATATGTCACAAGAAATTGTATACAGGACCTGGCTTAGCTATTCATTGCATGCAG gtgCATAAAGAGACAATAGATGCAGTACCAAATGCAATACCTGGGAGAACAGACATAGAGTTGGAAATATATGGTATGGAAGGTATTCCAGAAAAAGATATGGATGAAAGAAGACGACTTCTTGAACAAAAAACACAAG AGAgtcaaaaaaagaagcagcaagaTGATTCTGATGAGTATGATGATGATGACTCTGCAGCTTCGACTTCATTTCAACCACAGCCTGTTCAGCCTCAGCAAGGTTATATCCCCCCAATGGCACAACCAGGACTACCACCGGTTCCAGGAGCACCAGGAATGCCTCCAG GCATACCTCCATTAATGCCAGGTGTTCCTCCTCTGATGCCAGGAATGCCACCAGTTATGCCAGGAATGCCACCTGG ATTGCATCATCAGAGAAAATACACCCAGTCATTTTGCGGTGAAAACAT AATGATGCCAATGGGTGGAATGATGCCACCTGGACCGGGAATACCACCTCTGATGCCTGGTATGCCACCAG GTATGCCCCCTCCTGTTCCACGTCCTGGAATTCCTCCAATGACTCAGGCACAGGCTGTTTCAGCTCCAGGTATTCTTAACAGACCACCTGCACCAACAGCAACAGTTCCGGCTCCGCAGCCTCCAGTTACTAAGCCTCTTTTCCCCAGTGCAGGACAG GCTCAGGCAGCTGTCCAGGGACCTGTTGGTACAGATTTCAAGCCCTTAAATAGTACCCCTGCAACAACTACAGAACCACCAAAGCCTACATTCCCTGCGTATACACAGTCTACAGCTTCAACCACTAGTACAACAAATAGCACTGCAGCTAAACCAGCAGCTTCCATTACAAGTAAGCCTGCTACACTTACCACAACCAGTGCAACCAGTAAGTTGATCCATCCAGATGAGGATATATCACTG GAAGAGAGAAGAGCACAGTTACCTAAATATCAACGTAATCTTCCTCGACCAGGACAGGCTCCCATTGGTAATCCACCTGTTGGACCAATTGGAGGTATGATGCCACCGCAGCCAGGCATCCCACAGCAACAAGGAATGAGACCCCCCATGCCACCTCATG GTCAGTATGGTGGTCATCATCAAGGCATGCCGGGTTACCTTCCTGGTGCTATGCCACCATATGGGCAGGGACCGCCAATGGTGCCCCCTTACCAAGGTGGGCCTCCTCGACCTCCGATGGGAATGAGACCTCCTGTAATGTCGCAAGGTGGCCGTTACTGA
- the ZNF207 gene encoding BUB3-interacting and GLEBS motif-containing protein ZNF207 isoform X5, which produces MGRKKKKQLKPWCWYCNRDFDDEKILIQHQKAKHFKCHICHKKLYTGPGLAIHCMQVHKETIDAVPNAIPGRTDIELEIYGMEGIPEKDMDERRRLLEQKTQAESQKKKQQDDSDEYDDDDSAASTSFQPQPVQPQQGYIPPMAQPGLPPVPGAPGMPPGIPPLMPGVPPLMPGMPPVMPGMPPGLHHQRKYTQSFCGENIMMPMGGMMPPGPGIPPLMPGMPPGMPPPVPRPGIPPMTQAQAVSAPGILNRPPAPTATVPAPQPPVTKPLFPSAGQAQAAVQGPVGTDFKPLNSTPATTTEPPKPTFPAYTQSTASTTSTTNSTAAKPAASITSKPATLTTTSATSKLIHPDEDISLEERRAQLPKYQRNLPRPGQAPIGNPPVGPIGGMMPPQPGIPQQQGMRPPMPPHGQYGGHHQGMPGYLPGAMPPYGQGPPMVPPYQGGPPRPPMGMRPPVMSQGGRY; this is translated from the exons ATGGGTCGCAAGAAGAAGAAGCAGCTGAAGCCGTGGTGCTG GTATTGTAATAGAGATTTTGATGATGAGAAGATCCTTATACAGCACCAAAAAGCAAAGCATTTTAAATGCCATATATGTCACAAGAAATTGTATACAGGACCTGGCTTAGCTATTCATTGCATGCAG gtgCATAAAGAGACAATAGATGCAGTACCAAATGCAATACCTGGGAGAACAGACATAGAGTTGGAAATATATGGTATGGAAGGTATTCCAGAAAAAGATATGGATGAAAGAAGACGACTTCTTGAACAAAAAACACAAG CAGAGAgtcaaaaaaagaagcagcaagaTGATTCTGATGAGTATGATGATGATGACTCTGCAGCTTCGACTTCATTTCAACCACAGCCTGTTCAGCCTCAGCAAGGTTATATCCCCCCAATGGCACAACCAGGACTACCACCGGTTCCAGGAGCACCAGGAATGCCTCCAG GCATACCTCCATTAATGCCAGGTGTTCCTCCTCTGATGCCAGGAATGCCACCAGTTATGCCAGGAATGCCACCTGG ATTGCATCATCAGAGAAAATACACCCAGTCATTTTGCGGTGAAAACAT AATGATGCCAATGGGTGGAATGATGCCACCTGGACCGGGAATACCACCTCTGATGCCTGGTATGCCACCAG GTATGCCCCCTCCTGTTCCACGTCCTGGAATTCCTCCAATGACTCAGGCACAGGCTGTTTCAGCTCCAGGTATTCTTAACAGACCACCTGCACCAACAGCAACAGTTCCGGCTCCGCAGCCTCCAGTTACTAAGCCTCTTTTCCCCAGTGCAGGACAG GCTCAGGCAGCTGTCCAGGGACCTGTTGGTACAGATTTCAAGCCCTTAAATAGTACCCCTGCAACAACTACAGAACCACCAAAGCCTACATTCCCTGCGTATACACAGTCTACAGCTTCAACCACTAGTACAACAAATAGCACTGCAGCTAAACCAGCAGCTTCCATTACAAGTAAGCCTGCTACACTTACCACAACCAGTGCAACCAGTAAGTTGATCCATCCAGATGAGGATATATCACTG GAAGAGAGAAGAGCACAGTTACCTAAATATCAACGTAATCTTCCTCGACCAGGACAGGCTCCCATTGGTAATCCACCTGTTGGACCAATTGGAGGTATGATGCCACCGCAGCCAGGCATCCCACAGCAACAAGGAATGAGACCCCCCATGCCACCTCATG GTCAGTATGGTGGTCATCATCAAGGCATGCCGGGTTACCTTCCTGGTGCTATGCCACCATATGGGCAGGGACCGCCAATGGTGCCCCCTTACCAAGGTGGGCCTCCTCGACCTCCGATGGGAATGAGACCTCCTGTAATGTCGCAAGGTGGCCGTTACTGA